From a single Kitasatospora sp. NBC_00458 genomic region:
- a CDS encoding ATP-dependent Clp protease ATP-binding subunit codes for MFERFTDRARRVVVLAQEEARMLNHNYIGTEHILLGLIHEGEGVAAKALESLGISLEAVRQQVEEIIGQGQQAPSGHIPFTPRAKKVLELSLREALQLGHNYIGTEHILLGLIREGEGVAAQVLVKLGADLNRVRQQVIQLLSGYQTPGSKESATAGGPAEGTPSTSLVLDQFGRNLTQAAREAKLDPVIGREKEIERVMQVLSRRTKNNPVLIGEPGVGKTAVVEGLAQAIVKGEVPETLKDKQLYTLDLGALVAGSRYRGDFEERLKKVLKEIRTRGDIILFIDELHTLVGAGAAEGAIDAASILKPMLARGELQTIGATTLDEYRKHLEKDAALERRFQPIQVAEPSLPHTIEILKGLRDRYEAHHRVSITDSALVAAATLADRYISDRFLPDKAIDLIDEAGSRMRIRRMTAPPDLREFDEKIADVRREKESAIDAQDFEKAASLRDDEKQLLQAKAKREKEWKAGDMDVVAEVDEELIAEVLATATGIPVFKLTEEESSRLLRMEDELHKRVIGQKDAIKALSQAIRRTRAGLKDPKRPGGSFIFAGPSGVGKTELSKTLAEFLFGDEDALISLDMSEFSEKHTVSRLFGSPPGYVGYEEGGQLTEKVRRKPFSVVLFDEVEKAHPDIFNSLLQILEDGRLTDSQGRVVDFKNTVIIMTTNLGTRDISKGFNLGFAATGDAQTGYDRMKAKVGEELKQHFRPEFLNRVDDIVVFHQLSEEDIIQIVDLMVDKVDSRLKDKDMGLELSIEAKKLLAKRGYDPLLGARPLRRTIQREIEDHLSEKILFGELRAGHIVVVGVEGEGKEAKFTFRGEEKTAVADTPAAVASPGPDLTK; via the coding sequence ATGTTCGAGAGGTTCACCGACCGCGCGCGGCGGGTTGTCGTCCTGGCTCAGGAAGAAGCCCGGATGCTCAACCACAACTACATCGGCACCGAGCACATCCTCCTGGGTCTGATCCACGAGGGTGAGGGTGTCGCCGCTAAGGCCCTGGAGAGCCTCGGGATTTCTCTTGAGGCCGTTCGCCAGCAGGTCGAGGAGATCATCGGCCAGGGCCAGCAGGCCCCGTCCGGTCACATTCCCTTCACCCCCCGGGCGAAGAAGGTCCTGGAGCTGTCGCTCCGGGAGGCCCTGCAGCTCGGCCACAACTACATCGGCACCGAGCACATCCTGCTCGGCCTGATCCGCGAGGGCGAGGGCGTCGCCGCCCAGGTCCTGGTGAAGCTCGGCGCCGACCTCAACCGGGTGCGGCAGCAGGTCATCCAGCTGCTCTCCGGTTACCAGACCCCCGGCAGCAAGGAGTCGGCCACGGCCGGCGGGCCCGCCGAGGGCACCCCGTCGACCTCGCTGGTCCTGGACCAGTTCGGCCGCAACCTCACCCAGGCCGCCCGCGAGGCCAAGCTCGACCCGGTCATCGGGCGCGAGAAGGAGATCGAGCGGGTCATGCAGGTGCTGTCCCGCCGCACCAAGAACAACCCGGTCCTGATCGGTGAGCCCGGCGTCGGCAAGACCGCCGTGGTCGAGGGCCTGGCCCAGGCGATCGTCAAGGGCGAGGTCCCGGAGACGCTCAAGGACAAGCAGCTCTACACGCTGGACCTCGGCGCCCTGGTCGCCGGCTCCCGCTACCGCGGTGACTTCGAGGAGCGCCTGAAGAAGGTCCTCAAGGAGATCCGCACCCGCGGCGACATCATCCTGTTCATCGACGAGCTGCACACCCTGGTCGGCGCGGGCGCCGCCGAGGGCGCCATCGACGCCGCCTCGATCCTCAAGCCGATGCTGGCGCGGGGCGAGCTGCAGACCATCGGCGCGACCACGCTCGACGAGTACCGCAAGCACCTGGAGAAGGACGCCGCGCTGGAGCGCCGCTTCCAGCCGATCCAGGTCGCCGAGCCGTCGCTGCCGCACACCATCGAGATCCTCAAGGGTCTGCGCGACCGCTACGAGGCCCACCACCGGGTCTCCATCACGGACTCCGCCCTGGTCGCCGCCGCCACCCTGGCCGACCGGTACATCTCGGACCGCTTCCTGCCGGACAAGGCCATCGACCTGATCGACGAGGCCGGCTCCCGGATGCGCATCCGCCGGATGACCGCGCCGCCGGACCTGCGCGAGTTCGACGAGAAGATCGCCGACGTGCGCCGCGAGAAGGAGAGCGCGATCGACGCGCAGGACTTCGAGAAGGCCGCGTCCCTGCGCGACGACGAGAAGCAGCTCCTCCAGGCCAAGGCCAAGCGCGAGAAGGAGTGGAAGGCCGGCGACATGGACGTCGTCGCGGAGGTGGACGAGGAGCTCATCGCCGAGGTCCTGGCCACCGCCACCGGCATCCCGGTCTTCAAGCTGACCGAGGAGGAGTCCTCCCGGCTGCTGCGCATGGAGGACGAGCTGCACAAGCGCGTCATCGGCCAGAAGGACGCCATCAAGGCGCTCTCCCAGGCCATCCGGCGCACCCGTGCGGGCCTCAAGGACCCGAAGCGCCCCGGCGGCTCGTTCATCTTCGCCGGCCCGTCCGGCGTCGGTAAGACCGAGCTGTCCAAGACGCTCGCCGAGTTCCTCTTCGGCGACGAGGACGCGCTGATCTCGCTCGACATGTCCGAGTTCTCGGAGAAGCACACCGTCTCCCGGCTCTTCGGTTCGCCCCCCGGCTACGTGGGCTACGAGGAGGGCGGCCAGCTGACCGAGAAGGTGCGCCGCAAGCCGTTCTCCGTCGTCCTCTTCGACGAGGTCGAGAAGGCCCACCCGGACATCTTCAACTCGCTGCTGCAGATCCTGGAGGACGGTCGCCTGACCGACTCCCAGGGCCGCGTGGTCGACTTCAAGAACACCGTCATCATCATGACGACCAACCTCGGCACCCGGGACATCTCGAAGGGCTTCAACCTGGGCTTCGCGGCCACGGGCGACGCCCAGACCGGGTACGACCGGATGAAGGCCAAGGTCGGCGAGGAGCTCAAGCAGCACTTCCGCCCCGAGTTCCTGAACCGCGTCGACGACATCGTCGTCTTCCACCAGCTGTCCGAAGAGGACATCATCCAGATCGTCGACCTGATGGTCGACAAGGTGGACTCGCGGCTCAAGGACAAGGACATGGGCCTGGAGCTCAGCATCGAGGCCAAGAAGCTGCTGGCCAAGCGGGGCTACGACCCGCTGCTCGGTGCCCGTCCGCTGCGCCGCACCATCCAGCGCGAGATCGAGGACCACCTCTCCGAGAAGATCCTCTTCGGCGAGCTGCGGGCCGGCCACATCGTGGTCGTCGGTGTCGAGGGCGAGGGCAAGGAAGCGAAGTTCACCTTCCGCGGCGAGGAGAAGACCGCGGTCGCGGACACTCCGGCCGCCGTCGCCTCGCCGGGTCCCGACCTGACGAAGTAG